In Crassostrea angulata isolate pt1a10 chromosome 4, ASM2561291v2, whole genome shotgun sequence, one genomic interval encodes:
- the LOC128181396 gene encoding uncharacterized protein LOC128181396: MSTEGAESPPPVRALLDVPRVVTALDTGYRLLHGVACLNDNEVWTQGNNKIINLYNLQGELVKSAQTKSGDIPNDIAVTRSGDLIYTDDNDESVNIVKNRQIDERIRLQGWSHSNVCMTSSDELLVIMMSADKKHTKVVRYSGVIEEQIIQYDDKGRPLYSSGDIKYITENRNLDICVSDHKAGAVVVVNQAGKLRFTYTGLSSTPKEALHPVGITTDSQGQILTADRNKNRIHILDRDGQFLRFIDNCDLCTPWGLCVDTRDNLFVTECNTGKVKKIQYYA, from the coding sequence ATGTCGACCGAGGGCGCCGAGTCCCCTCCCCCTGTCAGGGCACTGCTGGATGTACCCAGGGTCGTCACAGCTTTAGACACAGGGTATAGACTTCTACACGGCGTGGCCTGTCTGAATGACAATGAAGTATGGACACAGGGTAACAACAAAATCATAAACCTCTACAACCTGCAGGGGGAACTAGTGAAGTCAgcccaaaccaagtcaggggaCATACCGAACGACATTGCGGTGACGAGGAGTGGGGATCTTATTTATACTGATGACAACGATGAAagtgtgaacatagtgaagaataggCAGATAGATGAGAGGATCAGGTTACAGGGCTGGAGCCACAGCAATGTCTGTATGACCTCATCTGATGAACTTTTGGTAATTATGATGAGTGCGGACAAAAAACATACAAAAGTGGTGCGTTATTCTGGTGTCATAGAGGAACAGATCATTCAATACGACGACAAAGGACGACCTCTCTATTCATCGGGCGACATTAAGTACATCACTGAGAACAgaaacctagatatctgtgtttCTGACCATAAAGccggtgcagtagtggtggtcaatcaggccgggaaactccggtttacctacactggtctcTCTTCTACCCCGAAAGAAGCATTGCATCCAgtcggcatcacaacagacagccagggtcagATCCTGACAGCAGATAGAAACAAAAACCgcatccacatcctggatcgggacggacagttcctccgcttcATTGACAACTGTGATCTATGCACTCCCTGGGGTTtgtgtgtggacaccagagacaacctttTTGTGACAGAGTGTAACACGGgcaaagtgaagaaaatccagTATTACGCCTAA
- the LOC128181745 gene encoding zinc finger protein 423-like yields the protein MDVNIKVEPLSPGTLQANPETGTDRDYGRPYPDNNSRESATFQNASMPVFPSMPYASSYSYMDKTQQAKMENHSENFSAPVRNSDSAFSPKANIVGKKSHLPKRYKCAMCAYRTRYKSDLNRHVRKHAIATFSCDICNMPFKTIGNVEFHKRKEHVHLTEELPPKEIMKHTCKMCTYATMYSSDLTRHVRKHYIAKFHCTLCNKPFMTSGSLVHHKRSAHGVQDVEVVMGLEGVESVKQTGGEIHSDSEMNEHKQADINGNLNGTEHGSYQGNGSGSESYRIENNESDGGVGSEPHEGYNYEDPDLEPSEIIPMDDDAMMNKPEDMEKLSAESAKHTCSYCNKSFGRKLVLEYHLKNVHKILPRDDEMGDYVEYNDYDLAMDMSIQELENSTTSEHSAKTTPNSNGAFRHKCPFCAYATNYKSTYDRHVRKHELACHICNVCRMPFITFGHLQRHIRDNHPDHNQQISEKEITVEKHRCAYCNFEADTLDRLRAHSDSVHNRQIMQERQRPSSNTSAKTISPVIKPTEYKIDVNSVKSDNSPDFPQEDSFLQTAPLEDRVSPHVPVAGRYARLVSDFDDFAQRPYACSLCFYRTADIATLVKHAENHLTGCNMTPVPETAMFTMETLNKSRLAIGMPGSSTSLNHNGEGCSKSSDVMGEPRGIKTESIENQVKRRHYGSSGQTMSRAQQRKQFSFLKQKETATVDRIIPTFSVHYRKDKTNATRPYLCLLCRKRFRHLAILKQHFMQTHNEVIPSNKTFECKKCSLQFHTPMALQEHYEQKH from the coding sequence ATGGACGTCAACATCAAAGTGGAGCCGCTAAGTCCGGGGACACTCCAGGCTAACCCAGAGACCGGGACAGACCGGGACTACGGACGACCATACCCCGACAACAACAGCAGGGAGTCAGCCACATTCCAAAACGCCTCCATGCCTGTATTTCCCAGCATGCCCTACGCTTCCTCCTACTCCTACATGGATAAAACCCAGCAAGCTAAAATGGAAAACCACTCAGAAAACTTCAGTGCTCCGGTGAGGAACTCCGACTCGGCATTTTCTCCGAAAGCAAACATTGTGGGGAAAAAATCGCACCTACCCAAGCGCTACAAGTGCGCGATGTGCGCGTATCGTACCCGGTACAAATCAGATTTGAACCGACACGTGCGCAAACACGCAATAGCTACTTTCAGCTGCGACATTTGTAACATGCCTTTTAAGACAATAGGTAATGTAGAGTTCCATAAGCGAAAAGAGCATGTTCACTTAACGGAAGAACTACCCCCGAAGGAAATCATGAAGCACACGTGTAAAATGTGCACGTACGCGACAATGTATAGTTCGGACCTGACTCGCCACGTCAGGAAACACTACATTGCTAAGTTCCACTGCACTCTGTGCAATAAGCCTTTCATGACATCTGGGAGTCTCGTACACCATAAAAGATCCGCGCACGGCGTCCAGGACGTCGAGGTGGTGATGGGACTGGAAGGGGTGGAGTCAGTGAAGCAGACCGGCGGAGAAATTCACAGCGATTCAGAGATGAACGAACACAAACAGGCGGATATAAATGGAAACTTAAACGGCACAGAGCATGGGAGTTACCAAGGCAACGGTTCCGGAAGTGAAAGTTACCGGATTGAGAATAACGAGAGCGACGGAGGGGTGGGCAGCGAGCCGCACGAGGGTTACAACTACGAGGACCCGGATTTAGAGCCCTCCGAAATCATCCCGATGGATGACGACGCTATGATGAACAAGCCCGAAGATATGGAGAAGCTCAGCGCTGAAAGCGCGAAGCACACGTGTTCATATTGCAATAAGTCTTTTGGTAGAAAGCTCGTGCTGGAGTACCACCTAAAGAATGTTCACAAGATCTTACCGCGAGATGACGAGATGGGTGATTACGTGGAATACAACGACTACGACCTCGCCATGGACATGTCTATACAGGAACTGGAAAACTCGACAACGTCCGAACACTCCGCCAAAACCACCCCAAACAGTAACGGCGCGTTCCGTCACAAGTGCCCGTTCTGTGCGTATGCGACAAATTACAAAAGCACGTACGACCGTCACGTTAGGAAACACGAGCTGGCCTGTCACATCTGTAATGTCTGTAGGATGCCATTCATCACGTTCGGTCACCTGCAACGTCACATCCGGGACAACCATCCGGACCACAACCAGCAGATCTCCGAGAAAGAGATCACTGTTGAGAAACACAGGTGCGCTTACTGTAACTTTGAGGCGGACACTCTGGATCGACTCCGCGCTCACAGCGACTCGGTCCATAACCGACAGATCATGCAGGAAAGACAGAGACCTTCAAGTAACACCAGTGCCAAGACAATCTCTCCAGTGATAAAACCTACTGAATATAAAATCGACGTTAATAGCGTAAAGAGCGATAACTCTCCGGACTTTCCGCAGGAGGACTCGTTCTTGCAGACGGCTCCACTGGAGGACCGCGTGTCGCCTCACGTCCCGGTGGCGGGAAGGTACGCCAGACTGGTGTCGGACTTTGACGACTTTGCCCAGAGACCTTACGCGTGTTCACTGTGCTTCTATAGAACAGCCGACATAGCGACACTCGTCAAACATGCCGAAAATCATCTGACCGGATGTAATATGACACCCGTCCCCGAAACGGCCATGTTTACCATGGAAACGTTAAACAAATCACGTCTCGCCATTGGTATGCCCGGTTCTTCAACGTCTTTAAACCATAACGGTGAGGGTTGTAGTAAATCAAGCGATGTGATGGGTGAACCTAGGGGTATAAAAACAGAATCCATTGAAAACCAGGTCAAGAGGCGCCATTATGGATCATCCGGGCAAACCATGTCACGTGCTCAGCAACGAAAACAGTTCTCTTTCTTGAAGCAGAAAGAAACAGCCACCGTTGATCGAATCATTCCAACATTTTCCGTGCATTATCGGAAGGACAAAACAAATGCAACACGGCCATATTTATGTCTCCTGTGCAGGAAGCGCTTCCGCCATCTTGCCATCCTGAAGCAGCACTTCATGCAGACTCACAACGAGGTGATTCCCTCCAACAAGACGTTCGAATGCAAGAAATGTTCGCTCCAGTTCCACACACCCATGGCGCTCCAAGAACACTATGAACAGAAACATTGA
- the LOC128181461 gene encoding uncharacterized protein LOC128181461, producing the protein MVLFQNINVGQRVEVKINNLIFRGVVKYKGSVVNKQGDWVGVALDRAVGENDGMVLGRRYFQCPLYHGVFVRANNVRFIPLIRCLYNKYRKVSDRSYVEEPLFSTSVATPDPSVVTSQYQDQARGGFAFDDSLFSAKRFPLRHSVGNHIPAATMRRAKTAMASFRYLTSPIHSEYDVEEEFISSPAVPKTHMPYSALRRQVRRGWEGTHYVREMSVGTGRDSIKFSTWNDISP; encoded by the exons ATGGTGTTATTTCAGAATATCAACGTGGGACAGAGGGTGGAGGTCAAGATCAACAACCTGATATTCCGGGGGGTGGTCAAGTACAAGGGCTCCGTGGTCAACAAGCAGGGAGACTGGGTGGGCGTGGCCCTGGACAGAGCAG TTGGTGAGAACGATGGGATGGTCCTCGGGAGGAGGTACTTTCAGTGTCCTCTGTACCACGGCGTGTTTGTCAGGGCTAACAACGTCCGGTTCATCCCCTTAATTAGATG TTTATACAATAAGTATCGTAAGGTATCGGACAGATCTTATGTAGAGGAGCCACTGTTCAGCACAA GTGTGGCCACTCCCGACCCCTCGGTCGTGACCAGTCAGTACCAGGATCAGGCAAGGGGAGGGTTCGCCTTTGACG ATTCCCTGTTCAGCGCCAAACGTTTCCCCCTGCGGCACTCTGTCGGCAACCACATCCCGGCCGCCACCATGCGGCGCGCCAAGACAGCAATGGCGTCTTTCCGGTATTTGACGAGCCCGATCCACAGCGAGTACGATGTGGAGGAGGAGTTTATCTCGTCCCCCGCCGTCCCCAAGACCCACATGCCTTACTCAGCCCTCCGGCGGCAGGTCAGGCGGGGGTGGGAGGGCACACATTACGTCAGAGAGATGAGCGTCGGAACAGGAAGAGACTCCATTAAATTCTCCACGTGGAACGATATCTCGCCCTGA